A stretch of the Ornithodoros turicata isolate Travis chromosome 4, ASM3712646v1, whole genome shotgun sequence genome encodes the following:
- the LOC135392276 gene encoding uncharacterized protein LOC135392276: MSEYDNVIRQQLHSGIAEVASPHQSSQGRTYYMPHQAVIREGASTTKLRVVFDASSHDAKAKSLNDNLESGPNLNCDLVALLLNFRKYRVAMVADIEKAFLQIGVTDADRDALRFLWLKEAPTHDQPLPDIETYRMTRVPFGTTSSPFLLAATLQHHLRSLKDEYPVTCTLLSESLYVDDLLVGAADEGSAEKLYREAKSIFQTASMKLHKWASNSPTMRNLFEEEATAAMP; encoded by the coding sequence ATGAGCGAGTATGACAACGTCATACGGCAGCAGCTACACAGCGGTATTGCGGAGGTGGCAAGCCCACATCAATCATCGCAGGGCAGGACGTACTACATGCCCCATCAGGCGGTAATCAGAGAAGGCGCCAGCACGACAAAGCTGCGGGTCGTATTTGATGCCTCGTCACACGATGCCAAGGCGAAGTCACTGAACGACAATTTGGAAAGTGGCCCCAACTTGAACTGTGACCTAGTGGCATTACTGCTGAACTTCAGGAAATATCGGGTGGCTATGGTCGCTGACATCGAGAAGGCCTTCTTACAGATTGGCGTCACCGACGCTGACAGAGATGCACTACGTTTTCTGTGGCTGAAGGAAGCTCCGACACACGATCAACCTTTGCCAGACATCGAAACGTACAGAATGACCAGGGTCCCTTTTGGAACCACGTCGAGCCCCTTTCTACTGGCAGCTACATTACAACACCACCTGCGGAGCCTGAAAGACGAATACCCCGTCACGTGTACGTTGCTCAGCGAGTCACTGTACGTTGACGACCTTCTGGTTGGAGCAGCAGATGAAGGAAGTGCCGAGAAACTTTACCGTGAGGCGAAGAGCATATTCCAAACTGCTTCTATGAAGTTGCACAAATGGGCGTCCAATAGTCCGACCATGAGGAACTTGTTTGAGGAGGAAGCAACAGCAGCGATGCCATAG
- the LOC135392277 gene encoding uncharacterized protein LOC135392277 — MSHLPKKRQVLRSQVTRIITEANSLLSGTGEATLDALDVLIERLQACHQQLNDVDAEIEHSEIEQSEEDFTRTYEYNDRVITCIARLKCKKNGSVQTGIQTTSTTRSTAVKVKLPKLELLKFDGKQRNWQAFWEQFQRLIHQNEDLTQSDKFSYLKSVLVGEAAAAIAGLHLSAECYKDAVELLQQRYGTETAIIQDHMEALLNIRPVRLSEDVRELRKLYDRLQAHIRGLNVLGVSEDSYCSLLYPVLLRSLPRDIVLQYHRKSAMASIPVGVPSDIQAGDSAGTARISDPAVRQYRKKVSDLLQLVRIEVESREQATSTQKTDDKGQYKTSHDRKRQPTASVAALQHLAGKTRCTFCSSQQHETENCDSDIPLTKKKEILRAERRCYRCTKLNHQSRECKSRLRCRKCTGRHAASMCDPSYASKKGSKEIDGDQDSVATPTTSVSLHSAADNSRRATVLLQTATAMLAGEISTTLARIMFDGGSQRSFISRRMAKKLGCKYLETEELTVEVFGGHLTERSFRRVRLSMSSRNGEKSFEIEALETDSICEQILPMIDKDIQSKLNDKNLEPADVIQTDSKEIAVLIGSDYYWEVVSGKVEDLGKGLRAIETSFGWCVQGPIPTGGNVVHCNKTVVLRTVTQERPLEELVTKLWDLDSLGIRETENDDTRDNDVVTSFMETVVKVEDGYQVCLPWKTEWKSGSGEQRGRRPKATSSTPEEAYT, encoded by the coding sequence ATGTCTcatctaccgaagaaacgtcaggTGCTCCGGTCCCAAGTGACCCGAATCATCACCGAAGCCAACAGTCTACTGAGCGGGACTGGAGAAGCCACATTGGACGCTCTCGATGTGTTGATCGAACGGCTTCAAGCGTGTCACCAGCAACTTAACGACGTAGACGCTGAAATCGAACACAGCGAGATCGAACAGAGCGAAGAGGATTTTACGCGCACATATGAATACAACGACCGTGTGATTACCTGCATCGCCAGACTGAAATGCAAGAAGAATGGATCTGTACAAACTGGAATACAGACCACTTCTACGACGAGATCGACGGCAGTCAAGGTGAAACTCCCTAAATTGGAGTTATTGAAGTTCGACGGCAAGCAGCGAAATTGGCAGGCCTTTTGGGAACAATTTCAACGGCTGATCCATCAGAACGAAGATCTGACCCAGAGTGACAAGTTCAGTTACCTAAAGTCGGTATTAGTCGGCGAGGCAGCAGCTGCTATAGCAGGTCTGCACTTGTCAGCAGAATGCTACAAGGACGCAGTAGAGTTGTTGCAGCAACGTTATGGGACGgaaactgccatcattcaggATCACATGGAAGCACTTTTGAATATTCGTCCCGTACGATTGTCCGAAGACGTACGCGAGCTTCGTAAGCTCTATGACAGACTCCAAGCCCACATTCGCGGACTGAATGTCCTAGGTGTGAGTGAAGACTCTTACTGTTCACTGCTGTACCCTGTACTGCTACGCTCGTTACCGAGAGACATTGTGCTGCAATATCACAGAAAATCGGCAATGGCATCCATCCCGGTGGGAGTTCCATCTGATATTCAAGCTGGAGACAGCGCCGGAACGGCAAGAATTTCTGACCCTGCTGTGAGGCAATACCGGAAGAAGGTGTCAGACCTACTTCAACTGGTTAGAATTGAAGTAGAAAGCCGGGAGCAGGCAACATCTACCCAAAAAACCGACGACAAGGGACAGTACAAGACTTCTCACGACCGCAAACGCCAGCCAACAGCTTCAGTAGCCGCACTGCAGCACTTGGCTGGGAAGACACGCTGCACATTCTGTTCGTCACAACAGCATGAGACGGAGAATTGTGATTCTGACATTCCGTTAACGAAGAAAAAGGAGATTCTCAGAGCTGAGCGGAGGTGCTACCGATGCACTAAACTTAATCATCAATCCAGGGAGTGCAAGAGCAGGTTGCGTTGCAGGAAATGCACAGGCCGACATGCAGCTTCAATGTGCGATCCAAGCTACGCGTCGAAAAAAGGATCGAAAGAAATTGACGGGGATCAGGACTCTGTCGCAACGCCAACGACGTCCGTTAGCCTACATTCAGCTGCTGACAATTCAAGGAGGGCTACAGTTCTCCTTCAGACTGCGACGGCTATGCTGGCTGGAGAAATATCCACGACACTTGCCAGAATCATGTTTGATGGCGGGAGCCAGCGGTCCTTCATATCAAGGAGGATGGCGAAGAAACTGGGGTGCAAGTATTTGGAGACCGAGGAGCTTACGGTTGAAGTGTTTGGAGGCCACCTCACAGAACGGAGCTTCAGGAGAGTACGATTGTCAATGAGCAGTCGTAATGGAGAAAAGAGCTTCGAGATTGAAGCATTGGAAACCGACAGCATTTGCGAGCAGATTCTTCCGATGATTGACAAAGATATACAAAGCAAGCTGAACGACAAGAATCTGGAGCCAGCTGATGTTATTCAGACCGATTCCAAAGAGATCGCAGTGCTCATAGGATCCGACTATTATTGGGAAGTCGTCAGCGGGAAGGTGGAAGACCTCGGCAAGGGACTGAGGGCCATCGAAACGTCCTTCGGCTGGTGTGTTCAGGGTCCCATCCCGACAGGCGGAAATGTTGTACACTGTAACAAGACGGTAGTGCTGCGGACGGTGACGCAAGAGCGGCCACTGGAAGAGCTCGTGACAAAGTTGTGGGATTTGGACAGCCTGGGAATACGTGAGACAGAAAACGATGATACGAGGGATAACGACGTTGTAACGTCGTTCATGGAGACTGTGGTGAAGGTCGAAGATGGCTATCAAGTATGCCTACCGTGGAAAACGGAGTGGAAAAGTGGATCTGGAGAGCAACGAGGCCGTCGCCCGAAAGCGACTTCATCAACTCCTGAGGAAGCTTACACGTGA